From the genome of Colletotrichum higginsianum IMI 349063 chromosome 4, whole genome shotgun sequence, one region includes:
- a CDS encoding Gdp-mannose transporter encodes MADRTKDDTDQGIPLRGSSFDGEEEGDSLVGRARAGPQRSSLLPPLSLADMDNNAPVSVLAYCMASISMTVVNKYVVSGASWNLTFFYLAAQAIICIAVITACKRVGMIKSLTPVTLDKSKKWFPISFLLVGMIYTSTKALQYLSVPVYTIFKNLTIIAIAYGEVFLWGGEVTRMATVAFSLMVLSSVVAAWADIRNALAGDMGGGGGGGGDSSKDALAILNAGYMWMALNVVCTATYTLSLRKVIKRMDFKDWDTMYYNNLLTIPILIVASLLVEDWGHENLVRNFPEDQRNRICVGIVYSGLATIFISYCSAWCIRVTSSTTYSMVGALNKLPIAISGLIFFSAPVTLGSVSAIALGFVSGIVYAFAKKWEADEKKQTLPIKEDDGNGSSNSSSARS; translated from the exons atggCCGACCGGACTAAGGACGACACCGATCAGGGCATCCCGCTCCGCGGTAGTTCcttcgacggcgaggaggagggcgactccctcgtcggccgcgcccgcgccggccCCCAACGCAGCTCCTTGCTGCCACCGCTGTCGCTTGCCGACATGGACAACAATGCGCCCGTCTCGGTCCTGGCCTACTGCATGGCGTCCATCTCCATGACCGTCGTCAACAAGTACGTCGTCTCGGGAGCCTCATGGAACCTGACCTTCTTCTATCTAGCCGCCCAG GCCATCATCTGtatcgccgtcatcaccgcGTGCAAGCGGGTCGGCATGATCAAGTCTCTTACCCCGGTCACCCTCGACAAGTCTAAGAAGT GGTTCCCGATCTCGTTCCTCCTTGTCGGCATGATCTACACGAGCACCAAGGCCCTGCAGTACCTTTCGGTCCCCGTCTACACCATCTTCAAGAACCTGACCATCATCGCCATTGCCTATGGTGAGGTCTTCTTGtggggcggcgaggtcacCCGCATGGCCACGGTGGCCTTCTCTCTAATGGTTCTGAGCTCCGTCGTCGCGGCCTGGGCCGATATCCGgaacgccctcgccggcgatatgggcggcggcggcggcggcggcggcgactccTCCAAGGACGCCCTGGCCATTCTCAACGCTGGCTACATGTGGATGGCCCTCAATGTTGTCTGCACCGCCACCTACACCCTGAGCCTGCGCAAGGTCATCAAGAGGATGGACTTCAAGGACTGGGATA CCATGTACTACAACAACCTACTCACCATCcccatcctcatcgtcgcctcTCTCCTGGTCGAAGACTGGGGCCACGAGAACCTCGTCAGGAACTTCCCCGAGGACCAGCGCAACCGCATCTGCGTGGGCATCGTCTACTCCGGCCTCgccaccatcttcatctcctACTGCTCCGCCTGGTGCATCCGTGTCACCTCGTCCACCACGTACTCCATGGTCGGCGCCCTCAACAAGCTGCCCATCGCCATCAGCGgcctcatcttcttctccgccccCGTCACCCTCGGCAGCGTCTCTGCGATCGCCCTGGGTTTCGTGTCCGGCATAGTCTACGCCTTTGCCAAGAAGTGggaggccgacgagaagaagcagaccCTGCCCATCAAGGAGGATGACGGCAatggcagcagcaacagtaGTAGCGCGAGGTCATGA